Proteins encoded by one window of Dietzia sp. B32:
- the groL gene encoding chaperonin GroEL (60 kDa chaperone family; promotes refolding of misfolded polypeptides especially under stressful conditions; forms two stacked rings of heptamers to form a barrel-shaped 14mer; ends can be capped by GroES; misfolded proteins enter the barrel where they are refolded when GroES binds), giving the protein MSKLIAFDEQARKGMLAGVDELADTVKVTLGPKGRHVVLAKAFGGPTVTNDGVSIAREIELSEPFANLGAQLVKSVATKTNDVAGDGTTTATVLAQALIRQGLRNVAAGSNPMAMGKGIEKASAAVVEFLRSAATPVSGSDAVAQVATVSSRDPEIGRMVAEAMDAVGVNGVVSVEESQGLHTEVAVTEGIAFDKGFLSPYFVTDPDEQKAIHEDVLILLHREKISSLPDLLPLLEKVAETGKPLLIIAEDVDGEALSTLVVNSIRKTLKVVAIKAPFFGDRRKAFQEDLAIVTKAEVISPDLGMKLSECGLDVLGHARRVTVSKDDTIIVDGAGDQADVDARVAQLRREAEATDSDWDREKLEERIAKLAGGVAVIRVGAATETELTERKLRVEDAVNSAKAAVAEGVIAGGGSVLVQAAAALERLAADTADADEAVGVNVVRKALSAPLFWIAANAGEDGSVVVSKVAEMGPRDGFNAAVGEYGDLISAGIIDPVKVTSSAVVNACSVARMVLTTETAIVEKPEEKGTGGHSHAGHSH; this is encoded by the coding sequence ATGTCCAAATTGATCGCGTTCGACGAGCAGGCCCGTAAGGGCATGCTCGCCGGTGTCGACGAACTCGCCGACACCGTCAAGGTCACGCTCGGCCCGAAGGGGCGCCACGTGGTGCTCGCCAAGGCGTTCGGTGGGCCCACCGTCACCAACGACGGTGTGTCCATCGCCCGCGAGATCGAGCTCTCCGAGCCGTTCGCGAACCTCGGCGCCCAGCTGGTCAAGAGCGTCGCCACCAAGACCAACGATGTCGCCGGCGACGGCACCACCACCGCCACCGTGCTCGCCCAGGCGCTCATCCGCCAGGGGCTGCGCAACGTGGCCGCCGGATCCAACCCGATGGCGATGGGCAAGGGCATCGAGAAGGCCTCCGCCGCCGTCGTGGAGTTCCTCCGTTCGGCGGCGACCCCGGTCTCCGGTTCCGACGCCGTCGCCCAGGTGGCCACCGTGTCCTCGCGTGATCCCGAGATCGGCCGCATGGTCGCCGAGGCCATGGACGCCGTCGGCGTCAACGGCGTCGTCTCGGTCGAGGAGTCGCAGGGCCTGCACACCGAGGTGGCCGTCACCGAGGGCATCGCCTTCGACAAGGGCTTCCTCTCGCCCTACTTCGTCACCGACCCCGACGAGCAGAAGGCCATCCACGAGGATGTCCTGATCCTGCTGCACCGCGAGAAGATCAGCTCCCTGCCGGATCTGCTCCCGCTCCTGGAGAAGGTCGCCGAGACCGGCAAGCCGCTGCTCATCATCGCCGAGGACGTCGACGGTGAGGCGCTGTCGACCCTGGTGGTCAACTCGATCCGCAAGACCCTCAAGGTCGTCGCGATCAAGGCCCCGTTCTTCGGCGACCGGCGCAAGGCCTTCCAGGAGGACCTGGCGATCGTCACCAAGGCCGAGGTCATCAGCCCCGACCTGGGTATGAAGCTGTCGGAGTGCGGCCTGGACGTTCTCGGTCACGCCCGGCGCGTGACCGTGTCCAAGGACGACACGATCATCGTCGACGGTGCCGGTGACCAGGCGGACGTCGACGCCCGCGTGGCGCAGCTGCGCCGTGAGGCCGAGGCCACCGACTCGGACTGGGACCGCGAGAAGCTCGAGGAGCGCATCGCCAAGCTCGCCGGGGGTGTCGCCGTGATCCGCGTCGGTGCGGCCACCGAGACCGAGCTGACCGAGCGCAAGCTCCGCGTGGAGGACGCCGTGAACTCGGCCAAGGCCGCAGTGGCGGAGGGTGTCATCGCCGGAGGCGGTTCGGTGCTGGTCCAGGCGGCCGCGGCGCTCGAGCGACTCGCCGCCGATACCGCCGACGCCGACGAGGCCGTCGGGGTGAACGTGGTCCGCAAGGCGCTCTCCGCGCCGCTGTTCTGGATCGCCGCCAACGCCGGAGAGGACGGCTCCGTCGTGGTGAGCAAGGTCGCCGAGATGGGTCCGCGCGACGGCTTCAACGCCGCCGTGGGGGAGTACGGCGACCTGATCTCCGCCGGGATCATCGACCCCGTGAAGGTGACGTCGTCCGCCGTCGTCAACGCCTGCTCGGTCGCCCGGATGGTTCTCACCACCGAGACCGCGATCGTCGAGAAGCCCGAGGAGAAGGGCACCGGCGGCCACTCGCACGCCGGTCACTCGCACTGA
- the groES gene encoding co-chaperone GroES yields MAIKPLEDKILVEALEAETTTASGLVIPDTAKEKPQEGTVVAVGKGRFDEDGDRIPMDIKEGDKVIYSKYGGTEIKYEGKEYLILSSRDVLAVID; encoded by the coding sequence GTGGCGATCAAGCCGCTTGAGGACAAGATTCTCGTCGAGGCCCTCGAGGCCGAGACCACCACGGCGTCGGGCCTCGTCATCCCGGACACCGCCAAGGAAAAGCCCCAGGAGGGCACCGTCGTCGCGGTCGGCAAGGGCCGCTTCGACGAGGACGGCGACCGCATCCCCATGGATATCAAGGAGGGGGACAAGGTCATCTACTCGAAGTACGGCGGCACCGAGATCAAGTACGAGGGCAAGGAGTACCTGATCCTCTCCTCGCGTGACGTCCTCGCTGTCATCGACTGA
- a CDS encoding formate/nitrite transporter family protein, protein MTAVAPPDIVTAAVEGGEKKAHAPGWQLALRGFLAVYLLGAATLLAVVVTEATGVAILGAVLFPLGLTLVVLLGWELVTGAYGLVPLAAMEGRIRVRDCLRVFGWMILGHAVGGLAAAWMLTSVLTGMGTEPDATGVQGLVDLAVEKTVDYKEAGLITGLGWVTLSAVLCNWLVALGVIMSFSSTSTSGKILAIWLPILTFYALGYEHAVVNHFTIPAGMMSGADVSIADWLLWNQIPVHIGNFVGGFTLAGLGLYFAQRTRVDRSAASGHTDPAAGAGGA, encoded by the coding sequence ATGACCGCAGTCGCACCCCCCGACATCGTCACCGCCGCCGTCGAGGGCGGGGAGAAGAAGGCCCACGCCCCGGGGTGGCAACTGGCCCTCCGAGGGTTCCTCGCCGTCTACCTGCTCGGCGCGGCCACCCTGCTGGCCGTCGTGGTCACCGAGGCGACCGGCGTGGCGATCCTGGGTGCCGTCCTCTTCCCCCTCGGTCTCACCCTGGTCGTCCTGCTCGGCTGGGAACTCGTCACCGGCGCCTACGGGCTGGTCCCGTTGGCCGCGATGGAGGGGCGGATCCGGGTCCGGGACTGCCTGCGTGTGTTCGGCTGGATGATCCTCGGGCACGCCGTCGGCGGGCTGGCGGCGGCGTGGATGCTCACCTCGGTGCTCACCGGGATGGGGACCGAACCCGATGCCACCGGGGTCCAGGGCCTGGTGGATCTCGCGGTCGAGAAGACGGTCGACTACAAGGAGGCGGGTCTCATCACCGGTCTCGGCTGGGTCACGTTGAGCGCCGTGTTGTGCAACTGGTTGGTCGCGCTCGGGGTCATCATGTCGTTCTCCTCCACGAGCACCTCGGGCAAGATCCTGGCCATCTGGCTGCCGATCCTCACGTTCTACGCCCTCGGTTACGAGCACGCGGTCGTCAACCACTTCACCATCCCCGCGGGCATGATGTCGGGCGCCGACGTGAGCATCGCCGACTGGTTGCTGTGGAACCAGATTCCCGTGCACATAGGCAACTTCGTCGGCGGATTCACCCTCGCCGGCCTGGGCCTGTATTTCGCGCAGCGCACGCGGGTCGACCGCTCCGCCGCGTCCGGGCACACCGACCCCGCCGCCGGGGCCGGCGGCGCCTGA
- the tsaD gene encoding tRNA (adenosine(37)-N6)-threonylcarbamoyltransferase complex transferase subunit TsaD, giving the protein MGIESSCDETGVAVARVHDDGRAELLSDVVASSMSEHARFGGVVPEIASRAHLEAIVPTVRAALAEAGVGRPDAVAATIGPGLSGALLVGSSAAKAYAAAWGTPFYAVNHLVGHVAVAGFDGDPLPECVALLVSGGHTQLLHVRSLTEPVVELGSTVDDAAGEAYDKVARLLGLGYPGGPVIDRLAGTGDPGAIAFPRGMTGPRDARHDFSFSGLKTSVARRIEAAERDGEELDVADVAASFQEAVADVLTMKAVRACTDLGVDTLLVGGGVAANSRLRELAAQRCAEAGLTLRVPRPRLCTDNGAMVVGVASALLAAGADPSPLTVAADPGLPVEITQVA; this is encoded by the coding sequence ATGGGGATCGAGAGCTCGTGCGACGAGACGGGGGTGGCCGTCGCGCGCGTACACGACGACGGGCGGGCCGAACTGCTGTCCGACGTGGTGGCCTCCTCGATGTCCGAGCACGCCCGGTTCGGCGGAGTGGTCCCCGAGATCGCCTCCCGCGCCCACCTCGAAGCGATCGTGCCCACCGTCCGCGCGGCCCTCGCCGAGGCCGGGGTGGGGCGCCCCGACGCCGTCGCCGCCACGATCGGGCCCGGATTGTCCGGGGCGCTGCTCGTGGGGTCATCCGCGGCCAAGGCCTATGCGGCCGCGTGGGGGACGCCCTTCTACGCCGTCAACCACCTCGTCGGCCACGTGGCCGTCGCGGGGTTCGACGGTGACCCCCTGCCCGAGTGCGTGGCCCTGCTGGTCTCCGGTGGGCACACCCAGCTGCTCCACGTACGTTCTCTCACCGAACCGGTCGTCGAACTCGGGTCGACCGTCGACGACGCCGCCGGCGAGGCCTACGACAAGGTGGCCCGCCTGCTCGGCCTGGGGTATCCGGGCGGTCCGGTGATCGACCGACTCGCGGGCACCGGTGACCCCGGGGCGATCGCCTTCCCCCGCGGGATGACCGGGCCGCGCGACGCCCGGCACGACTTCTCCTTCTCCGGGCTCAAGACCTCGGTCGCCCGGCGCATCGAGGCCGCCGAACGCGACGGTGAGGAGTTGGACGTCGCGGACGTCGCCGCCTCGTTCCAGGAGGCGGTGGCCGACGTCCTCACCATGAAGGCGGTCCGGGCCTGCACCGATCTGGGCGTGGACACCCTGCTCGTGGGCGGAGGGGTCGCCGCCAACTCGCGGCTTCGGGAACTCGCCGCCCAGCGGTGTGCCGAGGCCGGGCTGACGCTGCGCGTCCCGCGGCCACGGTTGTGCACCGACAACGGCGCGATGGTGGTGGGGGTCGCCTCCGCGCTCCTCGCCGCGGGCGCGGACCCCAGCCCCCTGACCGTGGCGGCCGACCCCGGGCTGCCGGTCGAGATCACCCAGGTCGCCTAG